Proteins from one Gimesia maris genomic window:
- the ilvN gene encoding acetolactate synthase small subunit has product MKHVLSALVMNQPGVLAHISGMLASRAFNIESLAVGETEEPEFSRITFVVGDYSKLDQVRKQLEKLVTVVKVVDFSGQDFVERDLMLMKVSAPGKTRSEIRELVEIFRAKIVDVSTENVMIEISGQESKINAFIDVMRPFGILEIVRTGRIALLRSETVKADVDSETVETV; this is encoded by the coding sequence ATGAAACACGTTCTTTCTGCTCTTGTAATGAATCAACCGGGTGTACTGGCCCATATTTCGGGGATGCTCGCCTCGCGCGCCTTCAATATCGAGAGCCTGGCCGTCGGCGAAACTGAAGAACCTGAATTTTCCCGAATTACTTTTGTCGTAGGTGATTACAGCAAGCTCGATCAGGTCCGAAAACAACTGGAAAAGCTGGTCACTGTTGTGAAAGTGGTTGACTTTTCCGGTCAGGATTTTGTGGAACGTGACCTGATGTTGATGAAAGTCTCGGCACCTGGCAAAACACGATCAGAAATTCGTGAATTAGTCGAAATTTTCCGTGCGAAAATCGTTGACGTGAGCACTGAAAACGTGATGATCGAAATCTCCGGTCAGGAATCTAAAATCAATGCATTCATTGATGTTATGCGACCGTTTGGAATACTGGAGATCGTACGTACAGGACGAATTGCCCTGTTACGTTCAGAAACAGTGAAAGCAGATGTGGATTCAGAGACTGTGGAAACAGTTTAA